The genomic region CCCTTTTTCAGCCCCTGCCCCAATTCCATCGCCACCACTTTTTGAGAAGTTACACCGCTGGCTATGTTGTTCCTCCTCGAAGTATCCTCAATGCTCCTCGTCGTCACGCCTCGCCAGCGGCGCCCAGCCCTCACCGAAACGTACGAGCGATTCTTCCGCGGGCCCTTGGCGGGCTAGCGGTCGCGGGCCAAAGACCCTATGAGCTGCAAGATGAGCGAAACCCCGCGACCAACGCAAACCAACCGCCTGGCGGCCGAGAAGTCGCCCTATCTGTTGCAGCACGCCGCAAACCCCGTCGACTGGTACCCGTGGAGCAGGGAAGCCTTCGAGCGCTCGGTGGCGCACGACAAGCCGATCTTGCTATCGGTCGGCTACAGCGCCTGCCACTGGTGTCACGTCATGGCCCACGAGTGCTTCGAGGACAAGGACATCGCGGCGCAGATGAACGAGTTGTTCATCAACATCAAGGTCGACCGCGAGGAGCGTCCAGATGTGGACCAGGTCTATCAGCTGGTGGTGCAGCTGCTGGGTCGCAGCGGTGGCTGGCCGCTCACGGTCTTCCTGACACCCGAGCGCAAGCCGTTCTTCGGCGGGACCTATTTCCCTCCACAGGATCGCTACGGCATGCCCGGTTTTCCGACGGTGCTTTCGAGTGTCGCGCGTGGATTTCGCGAGCAGCGCAGCGAGCTCGAGCGCTCTGCCGCGGAGGTAACCCGACGTATCGCCGAGATAGCCGCTCCCGGCACGTTGCGGGCAGAGCCCGCGGAAAGCTCGCTGCGCACGGCCGTGAGCAGCTTGCGCCGGCAAGCCGATGAGCAGCACGGCGGCTTCGGGGATGCTCCCAAGTTTCCCAACAGCATGAACCTCGAGCTGCTCTTGCGCGGTCATCGCAGGGGATTTGGGAGCGCCTGTCTCGAACATGTCCGCCGCAGTCTCGACCGGATGCGCGCCGGCGGGATCTACGATCAGCTTGGTGGAGGGTTTCATCGCTATTCGACCGATGCGCGCTGGCTCGTGCCGCACTTCGAGAAGATGCTGTACGACAACGCCCTTTTGACACGCATCTACCTGGACGCGTTTCGGGCTACCGGCGAGGAACGCTACGCCGATACCGTGCGCGAAACCCTCGCCTACGTGCAGCGCGAGATGCTGTCGCCCGAAGGCGCGTTCTTTGCCACACAGGATGCGGACAGCGAGGGTAGGGAGGGAGTCTTTTTCGTATGGAACCCGAAGCAGCTCGAGCGCGAGCTGCAGCCCGACGAGGCCCGTGCCGCTGCGCTGTTGTACGGCGTGAGCGAGGAGGGCAACTTCGAGGAAGGCCAGAGCGTGCTCCACGAAAACAGGCCGCTGGCGGCGGTTGCGAAACAGCTCGATCGATCCGAGCCCCAGGTGCAAACCCTGCTCTCGAGCGCGCGACACAAGCTCTGGCAGGCGCGCGAGCGGCGACCCCGTCCCTTTCGTGACGAGAAGATCCTGGCTTCCTGGAATGGCCTGATGATCGGGGCGGTGGCCGAGGCCGGCGGTGCCCTCGGCGAGCCTGGCCTGGTCGAAACGGCAGCACGCGCGCTGAGCTTCTGCAGGGGGTCGTTGATGCAGCAAGCAAGCCTCTCGCGCATCTACATGGGCGGCGCGAGCGCTACCGCTGCGTTCCTCGATGACTACGCGAACTTGGCCAACGCAGCCATCGACGTGTACGAGAACAGCTTCGAAGAGTCCGCCCTCGAGTTCGCCGACGAGCTCGTTCAGGCGGCGCTGGACCGCTTCTGGGATTGGGAGCACTCGGTCTTTTGGTACACGCCTGCCGGCGGGGAAGCTTTGATCGTGCGCTGCCAGGACGTGTTCGACGGCGCGGTGCCTTCGGCAACTTCCTCGATGTGTCGCGCGATGCTGCGCTTGCACGCTCTCGGGGGCCAAGAGCAGCTGCTGCAACGGGTCGAGCTGGTCTTGCGTGCGTTGGGGCCGCGGGCGGCCGACAACCCCATGGGCTACGGCAACCTGCTCTGCGTCATGGACAGCTACTTTGCGGGTGCAACCCAGATCGTGCTGGTGGGCAAGCGCTCCGACCCGGCCCTGCAAGACCTTGCACGGGCGGTGCGCGGCAGCTACCTGCCCCATCGAGCCTTGTTGTTCCGTCCCAGCGACGCGCCCCGCACTGCCCTCCCTTGGCTGCCCGACTTCGCCGCAACGCTCGAGGCCCGCGACGGCCGCGCCACGGCCTACGTCTGCAGACAGCGCAGCTGCAGCGCTCCCGTCACCGATCCCGAGCAACTCATGCAGATGCTCGCGGAGTCAGGGGTCGGGTAGGGCTCCGCCCCCCGATTGGAGCCCTGCCTGGTCCGTCCTGCGGCGGAGCCTTCGCAACAGCATGCCGGACGGTGAATCATACCCGAGGTGCGTGGAGGTCGACGAACTTGTCCTCGATCACTTGCTCTGTTCCTTTTTGACGAAGACCACCCTGCGGCGCGGCTTCTCTTCCTTCGAGATGAGCACGTCGCGGGGAACGTTCTCCACCACGTTCCACGGTCGCACAAGCTTGCCGCTTGTGCCCCACTTGCGGCGCGAGCCGAGCTGGATCTTGCTGTGAGGCCGAACGAGCTCGAGGAGGGATGCCCGTACATCGTCGGGTACGTCGACCTGGTGGAGATCCATGAAGTAGCCCAGCCGCTGCACCAGGGCCGACGAGCCCCACTTGCGCGAGAGATCGGTGAGCCTCTCCCACGAGACCTTGCGGGCAGCCCGGGCGGCGATCCGAGAGACCTCGCCGATCCCACCGGCGTAGCGGGGGCGATCGAGCGCGTCGAGCAACGCCCTCTCGGTCGTCGCCATCTGAACCGCGTGTCCGAGGACGGTGAGCTCCTCGAAGCCGAAGAAGCGCTGCTCGGGGATCTCTGGGGCGAGCTCCATCAGGTAGAGCACCTGCGTCGCCCGGGCTCGGCTGAACCCGAGCTGGCGGGCGAGGTCGGCCCGGTCCCTGGCCTCGCCGGTGGCGATGCGTCGCTGGTAGTCCCGGGCCCGGCGGAGGGCCTCCACCACCGGCGGCAGCTTGGGCGGCTTCTTCCGGGCGGTGCGCTTCTTCCGCAGGCGCGTCACCTTGGGCGGCTCGGGCAGCGGGC from Pseudomonadota bacterium harbors:
- a CDS encoding thioredoxin domain-containing protein codes for the protein MSETPRPTQTNRLAAEKSPYLLQHAANPVDWYPWSREAFERSVAHDKPILLSVGYSACHWCHVMAHECFEDKDIAAQMNELFINIKVDREERPDVDQVYQLVVQLLGRSGGWPLTVFLTPERKPFFGGTYFPPQDRYGMPGFPTVLSSVARGFREQRSELERSAAEVTRRIAEIAAPGTLRAEPAESSLRTAVSSLRRQADEQHGGFGDAPKFPNSMNLELLLRGHRRGFGSACLEHVRRSLDRMRAGGIYDQLGGGFHRYSTDARWLVPHFEKMLYDNALLTRIYLDAFRATGEERYADTVRETLAYVQREMLSPEGAFFATQDADSEGREGVFFVWNPKQLERELQPDEARAAALLYGVSEEGNFEEGQSVLHENRPLAAVAKQLDRSEPQVQTLLSSARHKLWQARERRPRPFRDEKILASWNGLMIGAVAEAGGALGEPGLVETAARALSFCRGSLMQQASLSRIYMGGASATAAFLDDYANLANAAIDVYENSFEESALEFADELVQAALDRFWDWEHSVFWYTPAGGEALIVRCQDVFDGAVPSATSSMCRAMLRLHALGGQEQLLQRVELVLRALGPRAADNPMGYGNLLCVMDSYFAGATQIVLVGKRSDPALQDLARAVRGSYLPHRALLFRPSDAPRTALPWLPDFAATLEARDGRATAYVCRQRSCSAPVTDPEQLMQMLAESGVG